The DNA window AGGTTCAACGCCGGCTGACGACGGGCCTGCATCCTCCCGTAGTCTTCGTGAGCGACCCCTGCGATATCCGAACGACGGTGGCCGCGATGAAGTGGGGTGCTATCGACTTCCTGACCAGGCCGGTTGATCCGCGGGCGTTATTCGCCGCGATCAAGACGGCATTCGAACAGGACAAACGGAGACGGCAGAAGAAGGCAGAGCTGGATAGCCTGCAACAGCGCTTGTCGCTGCTGACGCCCCGAGAACGCGAGGTACTTCCTCTGGTCGTGGGCGGGTTGCTCAACAAGCAGTCGGCTTCTCTCCTGGATATCTCCGAGGTCACGCTTCAGATTCATCGCAGCCAGATCATGAAGAAGATGGCGGCGGACTCTCTCGCGGACCTTGTCAGGATGGCGCTGAAACTCCGCATCGCGCACTGGCGGGCAAGAGCAGCTTCATAAAAGGAACAGCGTCATAGCAATAGGCCTAGAACGTCGTCAGCTCATGAAGTCGCCAACAGTCTGGTACGGAATCACAATCCTTTTGAATCCTGCTTGCGGAAGAGAGGAAACCGGCGGCGGCGTGGCGATTGCTGGTAGACAAGTCTGCCGGGCAGCGTAACTTCGACCTCGGTCCCCGCTCCCTCTTTACTCCATACCTGCAACTGCGCCTGAATCTGCTGAGCACGCTCCTGCATCCCCGGAATACCCCAGTGCCCGGGCCGTCCGCCCCGCTTCAGGGTCTGAGCATCAATGCCGATTCCATCGTCGCGAAATCGCAGTCGAAGGTGAGATTCGCTATAGCTGATCTCTGCTTCGATCCGGTGAGGCTGAGCGTGAAGTAGCGAGTTTCTCAGGGCTTCACGTCCTATGCGGCAGATCTCTTCACTTATCAGGCTGGAGATCTCCCTTGGCTCGCCTTCGACAACCAGGGACAACGTCACCGGGATCGATTCGTCGTCGCGGCACTCTTCGTTCAGATCGACCATGATCTGGTTGAGAGCCAGCGCCAGATCATGCGTCTCATGCGCGGAGGAGCGAAGGCTCCGGATCGCATTGCGGCTTTCGACCAGAGCCTCATCGGCCCGGTTGAGAGCGCCGTCGAGAGCCGCCTTCGCCTCAAGTGGACGCGCGGGCAGCATCCGGTCCACCGCGTGGAAGCGAAGCATCAGGCCCTGGAAGCTTTGCAGGAGCGTGTCGTGCAGTTCACGTGCGATGCGCGTCCGTTCCGCAAGCCGCTCCTGAAAGCTGAGGTTAAGTTGCCGAGTCAGCCGGTTCATATGCAGGCGATAGAGCAAGAGCGACCCAAACACGATGGCCGCAAAGCACACTGTCCGAAACCACCATGTCTGCCAGAAAGCCGCCTCGACAGTAAATAGATAACTGTCCTCGACCCCATTCCATAGGCCCTGGCCGCTTGAGGCCATGACATGGAAACGATAGGTGCCGGGACCGAGGTTCCTGTAAACGACCTGCCGCAAGGTGGCGACGTCGCTCCACCCCTGGTCGTATCCATCGAGCTTGTAACGAAACTCCAGTGCTTGTGGAGCGGAGAGGCCCGCGGCATCGTATTTGAGAGTGATACTGCGCGGCCCCGGAGCAAGGCTCAGCAACCCGTGCATGTCTTGTTCCATGCCATCCACCGTTATCCCGGAGATCCGAACGCCGACGGGAGTAAAACGAGAGAGAAATGACTCCGGGTCCGCA is part of the Granulicella aggregans genome and encodes:
- a CDS encoding response regulator transcription factor, coding for MIFKLLKVTFMQAAYVEPSNSPIPYCDQIFSRLVADKFTHREPAEETAYLISEDEQFHRESAEALEDLGIRVVSLFSEAEYLSIPRSDGAACLILDMQFRGNSGLEVQRRLTTGLHPPVVFVSDPCDIRTTVAAMKWGAIDFLTRPVDPRALFAAIKTAFEQDKRRRQKKAELDSLQQRLSLLTPREREVLPLVVGGLLNKQSASLLDISEVTLQIHRSQIMKKMAADSLADLVRMALKLRIAHWRARAAS